The Kribbella sp. HUAS MG21 genome includes the window CATTAAGCTGAGTGTGTGACGGGGTATGTGCTGCTTCCGGAGTTGTTCACGGCAACCGAGGTCGACCGGCTGCGCGACGTGGTCGAGCAGGTCCACGCCGAGGTCGTGTCCGCCGCCGAGGCGGGCGAGACGACCGTGAACGTCTGGCCGGACGGGCACCGCCTGGAAACGGTGCGCGGGACAACGATCCACTGGGAGCCGGAGGCGGAACGGAAGGCGGTGCGCAGCCTGTCGCCGGTGGCGCACCTGCATCCGGAGCTCGAGGCGTTGTGGGACGAGCCACGGTTGGCCGGCCCGATGAGTTCGCTGATCGGGGCGGCGGCGGGGCGATTCGTCGCGAAGCTGAACTACAAGCGGGCCGGTGTCGGGTCGGAGTTCGCGTGGCACCAGGACTTCCCGTACTGGTACGGCTGCTGCGGCGCGGCGGCGTACGACATCGCGACCGCGATCGTGATGCTCGACGACAACACGGTCGCGAACGGCGCGCTGACGCTGATTCCCGGCAGTCCGGCGGAG containing:
- a CDS encoding phytanoyl-CoA dioxygenase family protein, whose protein sequence is MTGYVLLPELFTATEVDRLRDVVEQVHAEVVSAAEAGETTVNVWPDGHRLETVRGTTIHWEPEAERKAVRSLSPVAHLHPELEALWDEPRLAGPMSSLIGAAAGRFVAKLNYKRAGVGSEFAWHQDFPYWYGCCGAAAYDIATAIVMLDDNTVANGALTLIPGSPAEGPVRRDPLDPTGLLVDPAVVDEARAVTVEAPAGSVLMFPGLMVHRSAPNRTASDRRSLLYCFQPTGRPELSALHYDPERLADLP